A genomic window from Anopheles ziemanni chromosome X, idAnoZiCoDA_A2_x.2, whole genome shotgun sequence includes:
- the LOC131290648 gene encoding TATA element modulatory factor, producing MNWFDTTGIANLAKTALKEAQKQIDKALDIKDDDDAIETGIDDETPDSSSRAVSATVNKDQLAAKNSEHTDVADSGTGAVSPNDPRSSITTVLKNETIEQEAADSQHVGSVSWGSFTGSFFERPTGSVENVTVTKPPASLKRQSVEDSETSPLTGSPPTEKDSSESIEVLSTITTPISTLASPNLLPSGEATQYDGESESVEVLGTQGTASSVSSPESLTAADQNSPHGQTGNNDGDFIALSSFEMHRGTSDDHEDDISIEDDSMSYTLSEQPVTVMEANSTMSPITVAPTRSGLHLPLPSTFSPRDVKEGVRNISVVETAANNWASSSTARLGFTGTAESSESEWAAGGEAGYEKKPQPTQNDEQDLDRSYENVEIQTQTSDSTQSFEEITPSGSVLDVKTSLDDNEEVQRSRQTAVIEGTFKATASASTMVPEGEEGIHHAGPNLGDDEIETTTSSDIEIISSPNGGDSSSTHSNGAYRTSPLKARDNKSEDIDILLTRKHRGHIREPSEASVHSGNSDESGHQTESERLMRRLAEVSETLEQREYRLVQLGRQNAELQEQNTALLLQLETKAARTSEGTPDSEGYTQRLSALERKFQQAIREKEILKRQLQTLRAEEEQKVARREVDKVLAERDFMIGELQKEGESLSKQVLQHSNIIKKLRAKEKESDALIRKQRDELSELVEEAERLKRSLSAKEEVERSQIDAVHKLSFEKQKLERDCGQLKSNLDDHAQRLETLRKSFDCARKELNEQAESYRELQQRFTKLQGIETEHGKAQKASEQMVMQLEELREQLRRTEQEYSQRFVRAKHEHAELLSRLEATEMRAEEEKNSAASLTIPLMKQLESLQNTLRHKDQVWEQREAAVAKQLADALEQGKYEAERERSHRDQIASLQNRIANLEERLTAALFQVEETTSELMQKQLDVELFERDIQKRLAESEGERLSLSERLHEKELLVSKLEQRLQQVVGSQDLASTLHYRAPDKATVSNLAYHSSQPSSMANETATALASNAPSESPTVEYTASKRGVCDSSPTPSIGNLSLSESLASIPWNATEEETGSLEASTGYADGAPGTGLAPVHLLNNTSLLETLQAMLKQRDGEVHQLQWEVSRFQQERIILNTEISKLTMELDNIREKNNRRFELEEEQMELQKRYDALLQMYGESVEKTEELRLDLVDVKEMYKLQIDDLLRQQRELIATINSSQQASPLPSKANPN from the exons ATGAATTGGTTCGATACGACGGGGATAGCAAACTTAGCCAAAACTGCTCTGAAAGAGGCGCAGAAGCAGATAGATAAAGCGCTGGACATCaaggacgacgatgacgcgATTGAGACGGGTATCGATGACGAGACTCCAGATAGTTCAAGCCGAGCTGTCAGTGCCACCGTGAACAAAGACCAGCTAGCAGCGAAAAACAGTGAGCATACTGATGTGGCCGACTCTGGGACGGGTGCCGTGTCACCAAATGATCCACGCTCAAGCATCACAACGGTCCTCAAGAATGAAACAATCGAACAAGAAGCAGCCGACTCGCAGCATGTTGGTTCTGTTTCGTGGGGTTCGTTTACTGGATCATTTTTCGAACGTCCCACGGGCTCGGTGGAGAATGTTACCGTTACAAAGCCCCCCGCAAGtcttaagcgacaaagtgttGAGGATTCAGAG ACGAGCCCACTCACCGGCTCGCCACCAACCGAAAAGGATAGCTCCGAATCAATAGAGGTGCTGAGCACAATTACCACGCCAATATCGACGCTCGCCTCGCCCAACCTGCTGCCTTCCGGGGAAGCTACACAGTACGATGGAGAGTCGGAATCGGTTGAAGTGCTTGGCACGCAAGGTACTGCGTCTAGTGTTTCGTCCCCGGAATCTCTGACTGCAGCCGACCAGAACAGCCCCCATGGTCAGACTGGGAACAATGATGGTGACTTTATAGCTCTATCTAGCTTCGAGATGCACCGTGGAACGTCGGATGATCATGAGGACGATATCAGCATAGAAGATGATTCTATGTCGTACACTTTGTCGGAGCAACCTGTAACGGTGATGGAGGCAAACAGTACGATGTCTCCCATTACGGTTGCACCAACTCGCAGCGGCCTTCACCTTCCTCTTCCCAGTACATTTTCACCGAGGGACGTAAAAGAGGGCGTGCGCAATATATCCGTGGTTGAAACAGCTGCGAATAATTGGGCATCCTCTTCGACGGCCCGGCTCGGTTTCACCGGTACGGCGGAGTCAAGCGAATCCGAGTGGGCTGCCGGCGGTGAGGCCGGTTATGAAAAAAAGCCACAGCCGACACAAAACGACGAGCAGGATTTGGATCGGAGCTACGAAAACGTCGaaattcaaacacaaacatcCGATTCGACGCAAAGCTTCGAGGAGATCACCCCGAGTGGTAGTGTGCTGGATGTAAAGACTTCGCTGGATGATAACGAGGAAGTGCAACGATCGAGACAGACGGCAGTGATCGAGGGTACATTCAAAGCTACCGCATCCGCATCGACGATGGTTCCGGAAGGGGAAGAAGGCATACACCACGCTGGTCCCAACTTGGGCGACGATGAGATCGAAACGACCACCTCGTCGGATATCGAGATCATCTCTAGTCCGAACGGGGGAGACTCGAGTAGCACGCACAGCAATGGTGCGTATCGTACGAGTCCCCTTAAGGCACGGGATAACAAAAGTGAGGACATCGATATTCTACTCACCCGAAAGCATCGTGGCCACATACGCGAACCATCGGAAGCGTCGGTTCACAGCGGAAACAGTGATGAGTCGGGTCACCAGACCGAGTCGGAGCGATTGATGCGACGGCTAGCGGAAGTGTCGGAAACACTCGAGCAGCGTGAATATCGGCTCGTCCAGCTTGGGCGTCAGAACGCGGAGTTGCAGGAACAGAACACGGCGCTCCTACTGCAGCTCGAGACGAAAGCGGCCCGCACATCGGAAGGCACCCCCGATTCGGAGGGCTATACGCAACGCCTTTCGGCGCTTGAGCGCAAGTTCCAACAGGCGATACGGGAGAAGGAAATTCTAAAGCGGCAGCTACAAACGCTGCGCGCGGAGGAAGAGCAGAAGGTGGCGCGCAGGGAGGTGGACAAAGTGCTTGCCGAGCGCGACTTTATGATCGGCGAACTGCAGAAGGAGGGTGAAAGCTTGTCCAAGCAGGTGCTGCAGCATTCGAACATCATTAAGAAACTGCGcgcgaaggaaaaggaaagcgatGCCTTGATTCGCAAGCAACGGGATGAACTAAGCGAACTGGTGGAGGAGGCGGAACGGCTCAAACGTTCGCTGTCCGCTAAGGAGGAGGTCGAGCGGTCCCAAATCGACGCCGTCCACAAGCTGTCGTTTGAGAAGCAAAAGCTCGAACGAGACTGCGGTCAGTTGAAAAGCAACCTGGACGATCATGCGCAACGCTTGGAGACGCTCCGGAAGTCGTTCGACTGCGCTCGCAAGGAGCTGAACGAGCAGGCCGAGTCGTACCGCGAGCTGCAGCAGCGATTCACCAAGCTGCAGGGGATCGAAACCGAACACGGTAAGGCGCAGAAAGCAAGCGAGCAGATGGTGATGCAGCTGGAGGAGCTGCGCGAACAGCTGAGGCGCACCGAGCAAGAGTACAGCCAGCGGTTCGTGCGAGCCAAGCACGAGCATGCGGAGCTGCTGAGCCGGCTGGAAGCGACCGAGATGCGCGCGGAAGAGGAGAAAAACTCTGCCGCTTCGCTAACGATACCCCTGATGAAGCAGCTCGAGTCCCTGCAGAACACCCTACGCCACAAGGATCAGGTGTGGGAGCAGCGTGAAGCGGCTGTCGCTAAACAGTTGGCGGACGCCCTCGAGCAGGGCAAGTACGAGGCCGAGCGCGAGCGATCGCACCGGGACCAGATCGCTTCGCTGCAGAATCGCATCGCCAATTTGGAGGAGCGACTCACGGCAGCCCTATTTCAGGTGGAGGAAACAACGAGCGAACTAATGCAGAAGCAGCTCGACGTGGAGCTGTTCGAACGTGATATACAGAAACGACTGGCAGAGAGCGAGGGAGAACGCCTCTCGCTGTCCGAACGGCTGCACGAAAAGGAGCTGCTAGTGAGTAAGCTTGAGCAGCGCCTACAGCAGGTGGTCGGCAGTCAGGATCTTGCCTCTACCCTACACTACCGCGCACCAGACAAAGCAACCGTTTCAAACCTAGCCTACCATTCCTCTCAGCCATCTTCTATGGCAAACGAAACCGCAACTGCACTCGCTTCCAACGCTCCCAGCGAAAGTCCCACGGTCGAGTACACCGCGTCCAAGCGCGGCGTGTGCGACTCTTCGCCAACGCCCAGCATCGGCAACCTTTCGCTCTCCGAATCGCTGGCGAGCATTCCCTGGAACGCGACGGAGGAAGAGACTGGTTCGCTGGAGGCCAGCACCGGGTATGCAGACGGTGCGCCTGGTACCGGTTTGGCACCGGTGCATCTTCTCAACAACACATCGCTGCTCGAGACGCTGCAGGCGATGCTGAAGCAGCGCGACGGCGAGGTGCATCAGCTGCAGTGGGAAGTGAGCCGCTTCCAGCAGGAGCGCATCATACTGAACACAGAAATATCGAAGCTCACGATGGAACTCGATAAC